From Schistocerca americana isolate TAMUIC-IGC-003095 chromosome 11, iqSchAmer2.1, whole genome shotgun sequence, the proteins below share one genomic window:
- the LOC124553528 gene encoding speckle-type POZ protein-like, whose product MEAVKDITETAAVDLGDLLDAGDDAVVILEAGDTRLLAHRAVLADRSPVFAAMFGHDTLEASSGAVSIPDVGGPVLRQLVSYLYTLRAPQLPGTAPQLLAAADKYGVSRLKAECERQVAAQLTVETAAAAAVLAVRHSCSDLKHAALAFIKTCPFEVMGTQGWADAMRKQPEDLIEVSQLLYDPPPKSR is encoded by the coding sequence ATGGAAGCAGTTAAGGACATCACGGAGACGGCGGCCGTGGACCTGGGGGACCTCCTGGACGCCGGGGACGACGCCGTGGTGATACTCGAGGCAGGCGACACGCGGCTGTTGGCGCACAGGGCCGTCCTGGCGGACAGGAGCCCTGTGTTCGCCGCCATGTTCGGCCACGACACCCTCGAGGCCAGCAGCGGCGCGGTGAGCATCCCGGACGTGGGGGGCCCGGTGCTGAGGCAGCTGGTCTCCTACCTGTACACCCTGCGGGCCCCCCAGCTGCCCGGCACGGCCCCCCAGCTGCTGGCCGCAGCGGATAAATACGGGGTGTCGCGGCTGAAGGCGGAGTGCGAGCGGCAGGTGGCCGCTCAGCTGACCGTCGAGACCGCGGCGGCCGCGGCCGTCCTCGCAGTCCGCCACTCCTGCAGTGACCTCAAGCACGCTGCACTGGCGTTCATTAAGACCTGTCCGTTCGAGGTGATGGGCACTCAGGGGTGGGCAGATGCGATGCGGAAGCAGCCGGAAGACTTGATCGAAGTGAGCCAGTTGCTGTATGATCCACCACCAAAAAGCAGGTAA